A single Natranaerobius thermophilus JW/NM-WN-LF DNA region contains:
- a CDS encoding acyl-CoA thioesterase encodes MISKTNIRVRYQETDQMGVVYYANYLVWFEVGRNHYFRELDFPYRDMEKAGIYIPVISANCNYQKPARYDDLIEIQTKITKMTSAKIWFNYEIIRGTQDTTTSGKGDRFLAKGETSHAFVNETGKPVAFKKYFPDLYNDLKNYIIT; translated from the coding sequence ATGATTTCAAAAACAAATATAAGGGTACGATACCAGGAAACAGACCAAATGGGTGTGGTTTATTATGCCAATTATCTTGTTTGGTTTGAAGTAGGACGGAATCACTATTTTAGGGAACTTGATTTCCCTTATAGGGATATGGAAAAAGCGGGGATTTATATTCCAGTAATTAGTGCAAACTGTAATTATCAAAAACCTGCTCGGTATGATGACTTGATCGAAATCCAGACAAAGATAACTAAAATGACGTCGGCCAAGATATGGTTCAATTATGAAATAATTAGAGGCACTCAAGACACAACAACTTCAGGAAAAGGAGATAGGTTCCTAGCTAAGGGTGAAACATCCCATGCCTTTGTCAATGAAACAGGAAAGCCAGTTGCTTTTAAGAAGTACTTCCCAGATCTTTACAATGATTTAAAAAACTATATAATTACATAG
- a CDS encoding FxsA family protein, with protein sequence MLVKALLLFTIVPLIEVWFLVRLGQNIGAFPTIFLVAVTGFIGVFLAKSQGFIVIHRLQRKLASGAFPTDELYNGACILIGGTLLLTPGLFTDLFGLSLLIPFTRVFWKMVFSRIIKKLIKDGKVTVHTNNQEFWGNTGSEKSDYIDTDFEVNYDEDKDEDYH encoded by the coding sequence ATGCTGGTAAAAGCTTTATTATTATTTACAATTGTACCTTTAATTGAAGTCTGGTTCCTGGTTAGACTCGGGCAGAATATAGGAGCCTTTCCTACTATTTTTTTAGTGGCCGTGACAGGTTTTATTGGGGTTTTCCTTGCTAAAAGCCAGGGTTTTATAGTGATACACAGACTTCAAAGAAAACTGGCATCGGGAGCTTTTCCAACTGATGAACTTTATAACGGTGCATGTATTTTGATAGGTGGGACATTATTATTGACTCCTGGACTATTCACTGACTTATTTGGTTTAAGCTTGTTAATCCCTTTTACCAGAGTGTTTTGGAAAATGGTGTTTTCCAGGATAATTAAAAAACTTATCAAAGATGGTAAAGTTACCGTTCATACCAATAATCAAGAATTTTGGGGCAATACAGGTTCGGAGAAATCCGATTATATTGATACTGATTTTGAGGTCAATTACGATGAAGATAAGGATGAAGATTATCATTAA
- a CDS encoding radical SAM protein, whose translation MNYKKLIGSAVINQGLNYIEKDPLNNIPKLLKYIKKFTAFDHHHKAIDNFGKAIEDPDNNWNQLTQKVLNNYDMNIVKKFVANFVLNSVILGRKVSVEYSEKYDCNVPWAILMDPTAACNLKCEGCWAADYDKTSMSFETMDRIIREGKELGVYMYVFSGGEPFLKKQDLIKLAGKHNDCAFLSFTNGTLIDEELAKDLSQVGNFALAISVDGFEAVSDQRRGEGTYSQIDETMGILSSYGVPFGFSTTYHRYNTETVASEEYIDAMVDKGCLFGWYFTYMPIGKQGTPDMLVTPEQRAYMFEQIHKFRAEKPIFLIDFWNDGEFSGGCIAGGRNYLHINANGDVEPCAFIHYANVNIHDHSLLEALRSPLFQEYRKRQPFDDNLLKPCPLLDNPDILTEMVQNSDAYSTQILEKEPVERVANKCQPIASKWARKADELWEENYSVSSESD comes from the coding sequence TTGAATTATAAAAAATTAATTGGCTCAGCCGTCATTAACCAGGGATTAAACTATATTGAAAAGGATCCACTAAATAACATCCCAAAATTATTAAAATATATCAAAAAATTTACTGCCTTTGACCATCATCACAAAGCAATTGACAACTTCGGTAAAGCTATAGAAGATCCTGATAACAATTGGAATCAACTGACACAAAAAGTTTTAAACAATTACGATATGAATATAGTAAAAAAGTTTGTAGCCAACTTCGTATTAAATTCGGTTATTTTAGGTCGAAAAGTATCAGTTGAGTACAGTGAAAAATACGACTGCAATGTTCCATGGGCTATACTAATGGACCCTACAGCTGCATGTAATTTGAAATGCGAAGGATGTTGGGCAGCGGATTATGATAAAACTTCAATGAGTTTTGAGACCATGGACAGAATTATTAGAGAAGGAAAAGAACTGGGAGTCTATATGTATGTCTTCTCTGGGGGAGAACCTTTCCTAAAAAAGCAGGATTTAATTAAACTGGCAGGTAAACACAATGACTGTGCCTTTTTATCTTTTACTAATGGAACTTTAATCGATGAAGAACTGGCAAAGGACCTCAGTCAAGTAGGTAACTTCGCTCTAGCTATAAGTGTAGACGGTTTTGAAGCTGTTTCTGACCAAAGGCGAGGAGAAGGAACTTACAGCCAGATTGATGAAACTATGGGAATACTGTCAAGCTACGGGGTGCCCTTTGGTTTCTCCACAACTTATCACAGATACAATACCGAAACCGTTGCTTCAGAAGAGTATATAGATGCAATGGTTGATAAAGGGTGCTTATTCGGATGGTACTTCACTTATATGCCAATCGGAAAACAAGGAACTCCCGATATGTTAGTAACTCCTGAACAAAGGGCCTATATGTTTGAACAAATTCACAAATTCCGTGCTGAAAAACCTATCTTTTTAATTGATTTCTGGAATGATGGAGAGTTTTCTGGAGGTTGTATCGCAGGCGGTAGAAATTATTTACACATTAATGCTAACGGAGATGTAGAACCTTGTGCCTTTATTCATTATGCCAATGTAAACATTCATGACCATAGCTTGTTAGAAGCTTTAAGATCACCTCTATTCCAAGAATACCGAAAGCGACAACCTTTTGATGACAATTTATTGAAACCGTGTCCATTACTTGATAATCCAGATATCTTAACCGAAATGGTTCAAAATTCCGATGCTTATTCTACACAGATACTGGAGAAAGAACCCGTTGAAAGGGTGGCCAATAAATGCCAGCCAATTGCTAGTAAATGGGCAAGAAAAGCCGATGAACTCTGGGAAGAAAATTATTCTGTCTCTTCTGAATCGGACTAA
- a CDS encoding TetR family transcriptional regulator encodes MSTKKITAKEKILQTTEHLFAEKGYDGTKVDEIAHRAQVNKALIYYYYDNKHGLLKELVIRHVQETLEFKETLLEEIDNYSEEEIKKISQRLFNFLKQKSKILSILTIETLKSGSQDHNIFRILHPIYEKTLKDLEEKGYKIDNHTEQILNLFFFGTIPVTLFIALKEKWSEFYGIDSDETEKIFQAKIDEFHINFYQALINDKTNTSNLINK; translated from the coding sequence ATTTCTACAAAAAAAATAACGGCTAAAGAGAAAATATTACAAACTACGGAACACCTCTTTGCCGAAAAAGGATATGACGGAACTAAAGTCGATGAAATTGCTCACAGAGCTCAAGTAAATAAAGCTTTGATCTATTACTATTACGATAATAAACACGGTTTACTCAAGGAACTGGTGATAAGACATGTCCAGGAAACTCTAGAATTTAAAGAAACCTTACTAGAGGAAATTGATAATTATTCCGAAGAAGAAATCAAAAAGATTTCCCAAAGATTATTTAATTTTTTAAAACAAAAGAGCAAAATTCTTAGTATTTTGACCATTGAAACATTAAAATCCGGTTCACAAGATCATAATATTTTTCGAATACTGCATCCTATTTACGAAAAAACTTTGAAAGATCTAGAAGAAAAAGGCTACAAAATAGATAATCATACAGAACAGATTCTAAACTTGTTTTTCTTTGGTACCATTCCTGTTACCTTATTTATTGCACTAAAGGAAAAATGGTCCGAGTTTTATGGAATAGACTCTGACGAAACCGAAAAAATATTCCAAGCTAAAATAGATGAATTTCATATAAACTTTTATCAAGCATTAATTAATGATAAAACTAACACAAGCAACTTAATTAATAAGTGA
- a CDS encoding bifunctional glycogen debranching protein GlgX/4-alpha-glucanotransferase — protein METPIKLFHDSHNPLYRKPFGAVSINKEILLRLYIRTTNPKELQVLANCIDDQGNKVAYPMYQTGISENDCDQIDYDNGNGSIYKEELTGYFYEASIKSPDTPGLFWYTFTVVSNETKVYFGNNQELSGGPGQESHQEPLGYQVTVHEQDLQIPNWLKDAVIYQIFIDRFNNGNEDGTVSNPKRNSFLHSHWDNSPLYVRDQEGKILRWDFFGGNLEGVRQKLVYLKKLGVSIIYFNPIFEAESNHRYDVGDYHKIDAMIGNNEEFRQFCKEAENMNIKVILDGVFSHTGSNSLYFNKYGSYPSLGAYQSKESPYYNWYRFLEHPHKYESWWGIDNLPNVEEHNPDYQNFIISDDNSVLKHWFRHGAKGWRLDVIDEIPDEFLQNFYQTLKSQDPESIVIGEVWEDASNKISYDRRRQYLLGKELDSVTNYPLRNIMLDFVLDHNSSQETARRVLSLMENYPEDYFYTAMNLLGSHDVERVLTVLKDNTPDDLREDLDSIAKKRLKLLTLWQMTFPGIPSIYYGDEAGLEGYQDPDNRKTYPWGNEDQELVSWFRKLTAIRNHYDVLRTGDFSLVTTVSDSQQDLDKDILLYRRKISQNQDRFHQKRLNNTAVIVLNRNPRERKNLKIHISEVTGTNSGQSFVDPLEDYNIVSTDNDGYLEITLEPLECKLLLADRYQGNANFERNAGILLHPTSLPSPYGIGDLGKEAYRFVDFLRDSGQKFWQILPLNPPGYGNSPYQCFSAFAGNPLLISLDKLTEQGLLTQNRLSEAQQKQTNYVDYEKTYQLKEPLLQAAFENFIDNGGKESHDFREFISQHSYWLEDYAMFMALKAHFNYKPWHQWDDEEIIWRKPHALAKYREKLANTIDYHKFLQYIFFNQWHSLKNYTNKQNIHIIGDLPIFVAHDSSDVWALKHYFELDSQGKPAKKAGVPPDYFSENGQLWGNPHYDWNELEQDNYRWWIERIKVLMQLSDVVRIDHFRGFEAYWEIPGSEDTAVNGTWVKGPGEKFFNTIESNLQDKYDPQIIAEDLGVITSEVEELKLKFDYPGMSILQFAIHNEPDHKFRVPLYNKNTVAYTGTHDNDTIVGWLENELGERFSSQQEQINAAWKHIEMVYESDARSAIIPLQDFLGLNSNHRMNTPGTIGDNWEWRFCWDQIGQELSDKINNLVYKTKRKP, from the coding sequence GTGGAAACACCTATTAAGCTGTTTCATGACTCCCATAATCCTTTGTATCGAAAACCATTTGGAGCAGTCTCTATTAACAAAGAGATCTTATTAAGGCTTTATATTCGTACTACTAACCCAAAGGAACTGCAAGTCTTGGCTAATTGCATTGACGATCAAGGTAACAAAGTGGCGTATCCCATGTATCAAACTGGAATTTCGGAAAATGACTGCGATCAAATTGACTACGATAATGGCAATGGTAGTATTTATAAAGAAGAACTTACAGGGTATTTTTATGAAGCATCCATCAAATCACCTGATACACCAGGATTATTTTGGTATACTTTTACAGTCGTAAGTAATGAAACTAAAGTTTATTTCGGTAACAATCAGGAATTATCAGGAGGCCCAGGCCAAGAAAGTCACCAAGAACCTTTAGGTTATCAAGTAACTGTTCACGAGCAAGATTTACAAATACCCAATTGGCTAAAAGATGCTGTCATTTATCAAATATTTATTGATAGATTTAATAATGGAAATGAAGATGGTACGGTATCTAATCCTAAGAGAAATAGTTTTTTACATTCCCACTGGGATAATTCGCCTCTGTATGTTCGAGACCAAGAGGGAAAAATTTTGCGATGGGATTTTTTTGGAGGAAATTTAGAGGGAGTCAGGCAAAAACTGGTTTATCTCAAAAAATTAGGTGTTTCCATTATCTATTTTAATCCTATTTTCGAAGCGGAAAGCAATCATAGATATGATGTAGGTGACTATCACAAAATTGATGCGATGATAGGAAACAATGAGGAATTTCGTCAATTTTGCAAAGAAGCTGAAAACATGAACATTAAGGTTATCTTAGACGGTGTCTTTAGTCACACGGGAAGTAATAGCCTTTATTTTAACAAATATGGAAGCTATCCATCATTAGGGGCATATCAATCTAAAGAATCTCCTTATTATAATTGGTACCGCTTTTTAGAACATCCTCACAAATACGAAAGTTGGTGGGGAATTGACAATCTCCCAAATGTAGAAGAACATAATCCTGATTATCAAAACTTTATTATTAGTGATGACAACAGTGTTTTAAAGCACTGGTTCCGGCACGGTGCAAAGGGATGGAGATTAGATGTAATTGATGAAATCCCTGATGAGTTTTTACAAAATTTCTATCAGACTTTAAAATCTCAAGATCCAGAAAGTATTGTTATTGGAGAAGTGTGGGAAGATGCCTCCAATAAAATTAGTTACGACAGGCGGAGGCAATATTTATTGGGAAAAGAGTTGGATTCAGTCACAAATTATCCTTTAAGAAACATAATGCTGGATTTTGTATTAGATCATAACAGCTCTCAAGAGACTGCTCGAAGAGTTTTGTCCCTCATGGAAAATTACCCTGAAGATTATTTTTACACAGCCATGAATTTACTCGGAAGTCATGATGTCGAAAGGGTTTTGACTGTCTTAAAAGACAATACTCCTGATGATTTAAGAGAAGATTTGGACAGTATAGCTAAAAAACGTCTCAAGTTGTTGACTCTCTGGCAGATGACTTTCCCTGGGATACCTTCAATTTATTACGGAGACGAAGCAGGATTAGAGGGCTATCAAGACCCTGACAATCGAAAGACTTATCCCTGGGGCAATGAGGATCAGGAATTGGTTTCATGGTTTAGAAAATTAACAGCTATAAGAAACCACTACGATGTATTACGAACTGGCGATTTTTCCCTGGTCACTACAGTCAGTGATTCTCAACAAGATCTGGATAAGGACATTTTACTGTATCGACGTAAAATTTCTCAGAACCAAGATAGATTCCACCAAAAAAGATTAAACAATACAGCTGTAATTGTTCTAAATAGAAATCCCAGAGAACGAAAGAATCTAAAAATTCATATCTCAGAAGTTACTGGCACGAATAGTGGTCAAAGCTTTGTAGATCCCTTAGAGGATTATAACATTGTTTCGACTGACAATGATGGATATCTTGAGATCACCTTAGAACCTTTAGAATGCAAGTTACTATTAGCCGATAGATATCAAGGAAACGCAAATTTTGAAAGGAACGCTGGTATTTTACTTCACCCTACTTCATTACCTTCTCCTTATGGAATTGGTGATTTGGGTAAAGAAGCCTACAGATTTGTTGATTTTCTAAGGGACTCTGGTCAAAAATTTTGGCAGATTCTCCCTCTGAACCCTCCAGGTTACGGAAATTCTCCCTATCAGTGCTTTTCTGCTTTTGCCGGAAATCCTTTGTTAATAAGCTTAGATAAGCTGACTGAACAAGGGCTGCTTACTCAGAATAGACTTAGTGAAGCTCAACAGAAACAGACTAACTATGTCGACTATGAAAAGACTTATCAATTGAAAGAACCTTTATTACAAGCTGCCTTCGAAAATTTCATTGATAATGGTGGGAAAGAATCCCATGATTTTAGAGAGTTTATCTCTCAGCACAGTTACTGGTTAGAAGATTACGCTATGTTTATGGCATTAAAAGCTCACTTCAATTATAAACCTTGGCATCAGTGGGACGATGAAGAAATTATCTGGAGAAAACCACATGCACTAGCAAAATACAGAGAAAAATTAGCTAATACTATTGATTATCACAAATTTTTGCAGTATATATTTTTCAATCAATGGCATTCATTAAAAAACTATACCAACAAACAAAATATACATATTATTGGTGACCTTCCCATTTTCGTGGCTCATGATAGCAGTGATGTTTGGGCACTAAAACATTACTTTGAGTTGGATTCCCAAGGTAAACCGGCAAAAAAGGCTGGAGTACCACCAGATTACTTTAGTGAAAATGGACAATTGTGGGGCAATCCTCATTACGACTGGAACGAACTAGAACAAGATAATTACAGGTGGTGGATTGAACGAATTAAAGTCCTAATGCAGTTATCCGATGTAGTACGCATTGACCATTTTAGAGGTTTTGAAGCTTATTGGGAAATACCTGGTTCAGAAGACACGGCAGTAAATGGCACATGGGTGAAAGGACCCGGAGAAAAGTTTTTTAATACCATAGAAAGTAATCTCCAGGATAAGTATGACCCGCAAATAATTGCCGAGGATCTAGGAGTAATTACCTCAGAAGTAGAGGAACTTAAATTAAAATTTGATTATCCTGGTATGAGTATTTTACAATTTGCAATCCATAACGAGCCAGATCACAAATTCAGAGTCCCCTTGTACAACAAAAATACTGTAGCCTACACTGGAACTCACGACAATGACACTATAGTAGGTTGGCTTGAAAATGAATTGGGTGAGAGATTTTCTTCCCAACAAGAACAAATCAATGCCGCCTGGAAACACATCGAAATGGTATATGAAAGTGATGCCCGCTCAGCAATTATTCCTTTACAAGATTTTTTAGGATTAAATAGTAATCACAGAATGAATACTCCAGGAACCATTGGTGATAATTGGGAATGGCGTTTTTGCTGGGATCAAATTGGGCAAGAGCTTTCTGATAAAATTAATAATTTGGTTTATAAAACTAAAAGAAAACCGTAA
- the pyk gene encoding pyruvate kinase, giving the protein MLRKTKIVATIGPACENKESLARMAQNGMDVCRLNFSHGEHQEHLDRINLIREVYQELKFPPAILLDTRGPEIRLGTFENGEVDLEKGQEFTLSTEEIEGDTTRVHVNYPQVTSDISPGDKVLLDDGLIELLVNEVTETEVKTVVNNDGTIKDNKGVNLPGVTLSLPAMTDKDQQDILFGIENQVDFIAASFIRKPEDVLEIRKFLEEHGSDIPVISKIENKEGVENLERILEVSDGLMVARGDLGVDIPPEEVPLVQKRMINRCNDEGKPVITATQMLESMTENPRPTRAEASDVANAIIDGTDAVMLSGETAAGAYPVESVSTMANIAKSTERELSRKPQEVTAKDTGMTEAIGYSTCQIAGQLEANAILTATQSGYTARMVAKYKPKAPIVAVTPIEKVARRLSLSWGVYPITCDPSETTDEMFQEAIQTALITQYISEGDLIVITAGIPVGVSGTTNLIRVHTVGEILVSGAGIGKKPATGKVVKVEDSNDLSKISSGDIVVLRGTTDEMVPHLAQVSGLVAEEGGYTSPSAIVGLDLGLPVIVGAEGALEKLADGDQVTIDPLRGFVYKGQATIL; this is encoded by the coding sequence ATGTTAAGAAAAACCAAAATTGTGGCAACTATAGGCCCTGCTTGTGAAAACAAAGAAAGTTTAGCCAGGATGGCCCAAAACGGAATGGATGTCTGTCGGTTAAATTTTTCACATGGTGAACACCAGGAGCACCTGGATAGGATAAATTTAATCAGGGAAGTTTATCAGGAATTAAAGTTTCCCCCAGCTATTTTACTTGATACCAGAGGTCCTGAAATCAGATTGGGAACTTTTGAAAATGGTGAAGTGGATTTGGAAAAAGGACAAGAATTTACTTTATCAACTGAAGAAATAGAAGGGGATACTACAAGAGTACATGTAAATTATCCACAAGTCACTTCTGATATAAGTCCCGGAGATAAGGTGCTTCTTGATGATGGTTTGATTGAGCTATTAGTTAATGAAGTGACTGAAACAGAGGTTAAAACAGTCGTCAATAATGACGGTACCATTAAGGATAATAAAGGTGTCAATTTACCAGGTGTGACTCTATCTTTACCAGCTATGACTGACAAAGACCAACAAGATATTTTATTTGGTATCGAAAACCAGGTGGATTTTATTGCAGCTTCATTTATTAGAAAGCCAGAAGATGTTTTAGAAATTAGAAAATTCCTTGAAGAACATGGTTCAGATATTCCCGTAATATCAAAAATTGAGAATAAAGAAGGTGTTGAAAATTTAGAAAGAATCTTAGAAGTTTCCGATGGCCTAATGGTGGCACGAGGAGACCTGGGTGTTGATATACCACCAGAAGAAGTGCCCTTAGTGCAAAAAAGAATGATTAACAGATGTAATGATGAAGGTAAGCCTGTTATAACAGCTACACAAATGCTAGAGTCCATGACGGAAAACCCACGCCCAACTAGGGCAGAAGCCAGCGACGTTGCTAATGCTATCATAGACGGAACTGATGCGGTTATGCTTAGTGGAGAAACGGCTGCTGGAGCTTACCCCGTGGAATCGGTAAGTACTATGGCAAATATAGCAAAAAGTACGGAGAGGGAGCTATCTAGAAAACCACAAGAAGTTACCGCTAAAGACACTGGTATGACCGAAGCTATTGGGTACTCCACCTGTCAGATAGCAGGCCAATTAGAAGCTAATGCCATATTAACAGCTACCCAATCTGGGTATACGGCAAGAATGGTTGCCAAATACAAACCAAAAGCGCCAATTGTGGCAGTGACGCCAATTGAAAAAGTTGCCAGGAGATTATCTTTATCATGGGGTGTTTATCCAATAACCTGTGACCCTTCAGAAACAACAGATGAAATGTTTCAGGAAGCAATTCAAACAGCCCTGATAACTCAATATATTAGTGAAGGGGACCTTATTGTTATAACAGCAGGAATTCCAGTAGGAGTTTCGGGAACAACTAACTTAATTAGAGTACATACTGTGGGAGAAATCTTAGTTTCAGGTGCAGGAATCGGGAAAAAACCGGCAACTGGCAAAGTGGTCAAAGTAGAAGATAGCAATGATTTATCTAAAATTTCTAGTGGTGATATAGTAGTGTTGCGGGGTACTACAGATGAAATGGTTCCTCATCTGGCTCAGGTTAGTGGTCTTGTTGCCGAAGAAGGTGGTTACACATCACCAAGTGCAATTGTAGGACTGGATCTAGGATTACCTGTTATTGTTGGTGCTGAAGGAGCTTTAGAAAAACTGGCAGATGGTGATCAGGTTACTATAGATCCTTTACGAGGTTTTGTCTATAAAGGGCAAGCAACCATATTGTAA
- a CDS encoding phosphatidylserine decarboxylase family protein, translated as MRSFTISKHGFSTIGFFLIGALISWFINQWLMLTFLCFATFTAAFFRNPKRFPPQGEEVVVSPADGKVMEVDEVIEPNFTNNKMKRVRIFLSLFNVHMNRMPIDGNIAGTSYLPGKYLLAWKDKVSDENERNAILIDHYGSPFVVVQIAGFVARRIVSQVTEGQAVTKGDLFGMIKFGSCTELYLPMETVVKVKSGDKVKAGETILAEMPEKNKSTVKK; from the coding sequence ATGAGAAGCTTTACAATTTCTAAACATGGATTTAGCACAATTGGATTCTTTTTAATAGGAGCTTTAATTAGCTGGTTTATAAATCAGTGGTTAATGTTAACTTTTTTATGTTTTGCTACTTTTACAGCAGCCTTTTTCAGAAATCCTAAAAGGTTCCCGCCCCAAGGTGAAGAAGTAGTAGTTTCTCCCGCAGACGGTAAAGTTATGGAAGTCGATGAAGTTATTGAGCCGAATTTTACTAATAATAAAATGAAGCGGGTAAGAATATTTTTATCTTTATTTAATGTGCATATGAATAGGATGCCCATTGATGGTAATATAGCTGGCACTAGTTACTTACCAGGTAAATATTTATTAGCCTGGAAAGATAAGGTTTCCGATGAAAACGAAAGAAATGCAATTCTAATTGATCATTACGGTTCTCCCTTTGTTGTTGTGCAAATAGCTGGCTTTGTAGCTAGGCGCATTGTTTCCCAAGTCACAGAAGGTCAAGCTGTTACAAAGGGTGATCTTTTTGGAATGATCAAATTCGGTTCATGCACCGAACTGTATCTTCCTATGGAAACTGTAGTAAAGGTGAAATCCGGAGATAAAGTGAAAGCAGGAGAAACTATCTTGGCAGAAATGCCAGAAAAAAATAAATCTACGGTAAAAAAATAA